TTTCCCCGCTGGCGGCGTTGAAGATGAAAACTCATGCTCAGGGTACTTGGGTACCCTCCCGCTGAGTTTTCATCTTCGCCTTGCCAGCAAGAAAATTTCTTGGTGAATAATGCGGGTTAAACGACAAAAGCCTTTCAGTCTGAACCGAAAGGCTTTTGCTGTTTAAAACAATACGACCGGGCTTATTCGCAGAACGCGTCGAAGACCATCTTGAGGTCGCCGGCTACTTCCTGAGCGCTGCGGCCTTCTACGCGATGGCGCGGAATCATGGCTTTGATTTCGCCGTCTTTGAAGAAGGCAAAGCTTGGGGATGAAGGCGGGTATTCTGCAAAGTACTCGCGGGCACGGGCTGTTGCTTCTTTATCCTGACCGGCAAATACGGTGTAGAGATGGGTGGGCTTTTTCTCGTTTTCCATGGCAATTTTAACAGCCGGACGAGCATTTCCGGCCGCGCAACCGCATACAGAGTTGATGACCAGCAGCATGGTACCTTCTTTGGTACCCGCCATCATTTCATCCACTTCTGCGGGGGTAGTCGCTTCTTTTACACCGAGCTCGGTAAGCTCATCGCGCATCCAGGTGGTGTCCGGACCTATACCAAAACCAAATTGCATAATAGTTGTAATTTTAAGGTTAGTGATTTAAATAATAACGAACATGCCTGCTCGCATGTAACTGCCGGGAATGGCTAAGAAATCAATGTTTTGTGTTAGAAACGGCAGTCTTATCTTATGGGCGAATATAACACTTTTCCGCTACATTACGTGCCAATACCCCGCTGTAGCTCCATCCTGTTTCTGAATTTCTGAGCCCGAAATGATCCTACACTTTTTTGCCCGCCCCCTGTCCGCAGCCGCTTTATTTGTGCTGACGGCCCTTCTTACGTTTGGATGTTCCGGATCCAAAAACGTCAGCAGCCTGTCGGTACAGCAGCCTATTTCCATTGATGGCGATTTTGACGACTGGCCGTCTTCTGCACTCAGATCCACCTTAATCGATGATTTCGATGTGGCCATTGCCAACGACGACCGCTATGTGTACATAGGCGTGAATTTCCGGAACAACCGCACCTGGCAGATGGCGCGCGATCACGGTTTTCGGATGTTTTTCGACAACGGCAATCAGCTCAGACGCTCGTTCGGAATTGTATTTCCCACAGGTATTGTCGAGTCGCTGGGTGATTATCCCGGGGCACGGCAGAACTACCTGGAGAATCCCGGCTGGCAAAATATGCCCGATAATCAGCGGCTCGTACAGCAGGCGGAACAGCAGCTTGGGGAGCGTGTGCAGGTCATTCGCAGAACCGAAAGACGCGACCGCATTCGCCCGTCTCTGGTTTCGCGTGAACGGCTCGAAGCAAACGGAATTCTGACCGGGGCCAGCGGCAGCAGCCGGGTGATGTCGATTGAAGTCCGTATTCCTATTGATGATGGTTCAGGTGATTTTTTCGCCATCACACCCGACAACAACGGACGGTTTTATATCGATTTTGAAATTGAACCGATGAGCTACGAAGAAATTACCGGCGAAAATCCCACCTTTGAAACGGTCGAAACAGCAGACCGCCGCGACCCGACCGGACGCTCAACCCGTACCCGGCAGCAGCTCAGTGTATCCAACCCCCGGCTGTACGCACAGCTCAGCTACATTTTCCAGGAACGTGTGCGGGTTACGCTGAGCAGGGAAGAATAACATCCCCCGGGTTCGTGCGGGCTGTTTCAGGTACTGCATAGCCACATGCCGCATCCTAAAAAAATAAAGGCCGGATTTCCACTGTTGCGGAAATCCGGCCTTTTAATTTTACGTCTTGCACGTTGCCTTAACTCAGGTGCTATTTATTTAGCGGCAAGATAAAGCTCGTTTACCTTATCCCAGCTTACAACGCTCCAGAAAGCGGAAATGTAGTCGGGACGACGGTTCTGGTAGTTCAGATAATACGCATGCTCCCAAACGTCGAGACCCAAAATCGGGGTGTGTCCGCTCATCACCGGGGAATCCTGATTGGCTGTGGACGTTACGTGAAGCTTGCCTTCACCATCCACAACGAGCCATGCCCAGCCTGATCCGAAACGGGTAGCTGCCGCATTGGCGAATGCTTCTTTGAAAGCGTCGAAGCTGCCGAATGTGCTGTCAATCGCACCGGCAAGCTCGCCTGTTGGGTTGCCGCCGCCATTTGGCGAAAGCACGCTCCAAAACAGCGTATGGTTGGCGTGTCCGCCGGCATTGTTGATGACACCTTGCTTTTTGTCAGCCGGAAGCTTGTCGAGACTGGTCAGTACTTCTTCCACAGAAGCATCAGCCAGATCGGTGCCGGCTAAAGCATCATTGGCTTTGGTGATGTAAGCGTTATGGTGCTTGGTATGGTGGATTTCCATGGTTTTGGCATCGATGTGCGGCTCAAGAGCATCATACGCATAGGGAAGTTCCGGGAGTGTGAAAGCCATAATAGTTTTCCTTTCTTTTTGAGTGTGAATAAAAACAATAAAAAAAGCTTTTCTGAAAAGCCTGAATGATTTTATGCTGTTTTTTCTGAAGTCCGAAAACGTCAGAACAACATGCTTAGCTATTGTTGCCGGTACCGCTACTTAACAGTACCACAATAACTTAGCCTTTGTTTATGTGTCCATTTAACAGTAGCCGTGCTGATTTAATTCACCCCGGAGCAGCTATAATGCAGGAAAAAACGCTTATGCTTTTGTATCTTAAGCAATTATATAAAAATAGCAGATTGGGAATTTGCAGCCTGAGCTGTATTGCAACAGACGAACTTAACCTACTTTTATGAAATACGATTATGACCTGATTATTCTGGGAAGCGGACCCGCCGGCTTTTCAGCAGCTATGCAATCCACAAAATTTGGCAAAAAAGTGCTACTTGTTGAAGCTGACGCCAAACATCTCGGCGGTGCCTGGATTAACGCCGGTACGGTGCCCAGCAAAGCCTTGCGGGAAGCCGCCGCTTCCATCTACAAGTACAACCAGCTTTTTGGCAGCGACAACACCAACAGTAAATACCACCGCTACAAAATGGCCGACCTCCTGCGCTTTAAGGATCAGGTGGTCAAGTACGAAAACAGCGAAGTAAAGCGGAACCTCATTAAAAACGAAGTGCACACGGCCCGCGGCATGGGCTATATCCTCGATCCGCACACGGTTGAAGTAAACGATCACTTAGGGAAAAAGAAAAAGTACCGCGCCACTTTTATCCTTATCGCTACTGGCTCTTCCGCAACGAAGCCCAAAAACTTCGAAGTTGATAACCGTCTCGTGGTCGATAACCGCAGCCTCGTCAACATGACGCACGTTCCCAAGCGCCTTGTCATTATCGGGGGCGGCGTCAACGCCATCGAGTACGCCACCATTTTTTCCGCGCTTGGCACCAAAGTAAACCTCCTCAGCTCCCGCGAGAGCTACCTTCCCTTCCTCGATTCTGAAATCAAGGCCGAATTTGCCCGCTCCCTCGAGCAGCAGCGCATGGTCATTCACAATCAGGTTTATGTGGAAGGCGTCGCCGAAAACCCGCTGCGCAACTGCACGGAAGTGAAATACCGCAGCTTCAAAGACAACGAACTGAAAGTACTGGAAACCGAGCAGGTCGTACACTTCGGCATCCGCATGCCCAACACCAAAGGCATCGGACTCGAAGAGCTCGGCGTGGAAATGGACGACGAAGGTTACATCACTGTAAACGATCACTATCAGACCTCTGTCCCCTCCATTTACGCTGCGGGCGATATCTGCGGCTTCCCGGGCCTGGCTTCGGCCTCCTTCACGCAGGGACGCATCGCCAGCTGCCACATGGCCAATGTAGAAAACGTCAAGCTAACCGGCTCCCACCCCTTCGGCATTTACACCATACCTGAAATGTCCAGCATCGGCATCACCGAAGATGAAGCCAAATCCCGCGGACTCGAATACGCCGTTGGCAGAGCCTACTACAAAGAACTGACCAAATCCTCAGTATCCAACACAACCCTGGGTATGCTGAAGCTCGTAATCGACCGTAACAGCTTAAAATTACTTGGCGTACACGTCATTGGGGAAAACGCCTGCGACATCATCCACATTGGTCAGGCCGTCATGAAAAATCAGGTTGATGTCCGCTATTTTGTGGATAACATCCTGAATTATCCCACCTACAGCGAAGCCTACCGCGTCGCCGCCTTCAACGGACTCAACCGCATCAACAAATCCGGCGTAAAATACCGCAGCCTGGTTTCCGACGAAGAATCCAAATAAGGCCCCCATCCCGCTTATAACCAAAAAAGGGTACGAGAACCAGCTTCTCGTACCTTTTTTCGTGCACGGTCCCCTGAGCCCCGCCGCCCAGCTATTCGGGCTTTTTTATTTTTTGGGGGAAACTCCGTGAACATCACGGTCTTTCGTGGAAGATCAGGGCTTCCCAAATCAAAGATAAGTCCCTTGCTTTTTGGGATCTTGTCCCCGCAGCCGAGTCCTACACGAAATGAATCGCCATCGGAATGCCCCGGCTATCCGTTTCCGGCGGCAGCGGCAGCGTACGCACGGGTCGGTACGGACTCTGGGCCACCATCACGGCAAGCACAAGCGCATCGAGCAGGTCATCGTCTTTCGCTTCTGATTTTTTGAGCGAGCCACGCATGGTTTCATAAAGCCCTTCAATACGGGAGTCTGCACGAAACAACAGCTGCCGGCGCTGTTCGAGACCTTCCGGCGTTTTCTTCTTCTGAAGAGGCTCGCCCCCGCGATTCAGCTTTTTAAAAAGCAGCTCGGGATGACTCTCGTGCAGCACCTGAACCAACCCGGGATTTTCAGCCAGCAATTCATCGACCTGCCTGATTTTCGGCATGATGTTCCAGGCCTGTTTGGTAATACGCTTCCCGGTTTTGGCCTCATTGATGTCGCAGGCCGCCACGTAATCATTCACCATAAAAGCGGCGCGAACCGGCGGACTAAACACCGATGAAGCATAGCCTTTGCCCAAAACCCGGCGCAGCAGCGCATCGCAGGTTCGAACCGGCTCCGTCTCAGAAAGCCCGATCGGGATGTCAATAAATACGCCGTTTTTGGAAGCGGCATAGACCGAGAGTTCCTGAACCGTGCGCAGCAGCTGCCACGAAGCCAGGCTTTTATCAAGGGAAACGGCCAGCCATCCGGCACGGCAGCCGTCAATTCCTGCGGTTTTCATAAGGAAGGTGGATTAGAATCGCGCCCGCTGAAGTCGCGGGCGCAGGCTTGCTTTACTTAAGAATCGGCTTGAGCTGAATATAAAGCTCATCGAGCTGACGGGTTTCTACGCTGTCGGGACAGTTATCCATCGTACTTTGGGCCCGCTGATTTTTCGGGAATGCGATGACATCCCGCAGGCTTTTGGCACCGGCCAGCAGCATCACAATACGGTCCAGCCCAAAAGCAATGCCCCCGTGCGGCGGCGCCCCGTACTGAAAGGCTTCGAGCAGGAAGCCGAACTTCTCACGGGCTTCCTCATCTTCAATACCAAGCATGCGGAACATCTTTTGCTGTGTCTCAAAATCGTGAATCCGGATCGAGCCGCCCCCGATTTCACTGCCGTTCAGCACCAGGTCGTACGCCCGTGCCCGAACCTTGCCCGGCTCAGTCTCCATCAGCGGAACATCCTCCGGATTGGGAGAAGTGAAAGGGTGGTGCATGGCATAATAGCGCCCGTCTTCCTCACTGTATTCAAACAGCGGGAAATCGGTAACCCACAGGAAGTTGGTTTGCTGCTCGTCAATCAGGCCGTATTCTTTGGCAAACATAAGGCGCAGGTCGCCCAGTTGCTGATAGACAAGCGGCGCTTTGCCTGCAAGAATAAGGACAAGATCGCCTTCGGCAGCCCCGGCAGCTTCTGCCATATTGCGGGTCGTTTCCTCGCTGACAAATTTACTTACAGACGAATACAGCTCATTGGGGTTGTTTTTGATGTAGATCAAGCCGCCGGCACCGATTTCCTGCTGAACACGCTTGGTAAGGCGGTCCATAATACCGCGTCCCAGCGATCCGTAACCCGGCGCTACAAAACCTACAACCTTGCCGCCTTCGGCAACTGTTTTGGAAAACACCCTAAATTCGGAGTCCTTAACAATTTCTGAGAGATCGCGGAAAGTCAGGTCAAACCGGGTATCCGGCTTGTCGCTGCCGTAGGTTTCAATGGCATGCTGATAGCTCATGCGCGGAAACGGGGTCGATATGTCCTTACCCATGGCATCTTTGAGCATGCGCGCCATCAGTCCTTCGGCCATGCTGTAAATGGATTCCTCATCCACAAAAGACATCTCAACGTCGATTTGGGTAAACTCAGGCTGACGATCGGCACGCAGGTCTTCATCCCGGAAGCACTTCACAATCTGGAAGTAGCGGTCCATGCCGGATATCATCAGCGTTTGCTTATAGATTTGCGGACTTTGCGGCAGGGCGTAGAATTTCCCCGGATTGACGCGGCTGGGCACGAGATAATCACGGGCGCCTTCAGGGGTAGAGCGCATCAGCACCGGTGTTTCGACTTCAGCAAAGTTGTTTTCACAGAAATAATTACGGGTGCTGCGGTACACTTCGGAACGCAGCATAAGGTTTTGCTGAAGCGGCGCGCGGCGCAGATCAAGGTAGCGGTACTTAAGACGGGTTTCCTCGTTGGTCTGGATGTCGTCTTTGATTTCAAAAGGCGGTGTTTTCGCACGCGAGTAAATATGAAGGGCGTGTACCCGGACTTCAATTTCGCCGGTTTTCATCTTGGGATTGATATTTTCCGGATCCCGCTGCTGCACCTTCCCGCTTACCCCAATCACAAATTCATTGCGCAGCTCATCGGCTGCGAGATGTGCCGCCTCATCATCCTGAGGGGAAAAAACAACCTGCGTCAACCCGTAACGGTCTCTCAGGTCAATAAAAATTACACCACCCAAATCACGCCGGATATTTACCCAGCCGTTCAGCGTTACCTGTTCTCCCACATGGCTGCCATTGAGTTCGCCACAGGTATGTGTTCTTTTAAGAAGCATATACTAAAATTGAAACGGTTTCATGAATAAAAAAAGATCTTGTGCGGTCTGCCGAAATGTTATCTGCACGCCCCTGTGTTAGGGCTGTAAGAATCAAAAGCTTACAAAATAAGGATTTCTGAAACCAAATTAGCGGCACACTTATGGATCTGTCCGGAGACACAGCGCTGACAGTCGTATTGCTTTTAAATGTGGTGTTCTGCGCGTTTATGTGCGGCCTCACTACTTTTGTACATGTAGTGCACTACCCTGCCTTTCACTTTATACCGCCCGGCTCCGGCCCGGACTTTCACGACTTTCATACCAGTAAAACTGCATTTGTTGTGGCATTTCCTATGCTGGCAGAGCTGGGACTGACGGTCGCCTTAACCGTACTGAGTGCAGGCACCATTTGGTTTTGGGTATCCCTCCTTTCCGCAGCCTTGCTCGCATTTGTCTGGTACGAGACCGCTTTTAGGGTGATTCCGGTGCATAACAGGCTAAGCGGCACCGGCAGGTTCAACACCCAAAACGTAGCACAGCTGTGCCGGTCAAACTGGCGCAGAACCCTTGCATGGAATATCAGGCTGCTGGTGCTTGTATTCGCTTTTATACTGTTTTCTTTACAGGCCGCATAATTACAGAACCTTAGGGCTAA
This genomic stretch from Cyclonatronum proteinivorum harbors:
- a CDS encoding BrxA/BrxB family bacilliredoxin, with protein sequence MQFGFGIGPDTTWMRDELTELGVKEATTPAEVDEMMAGTKEGTMLLVINSVCGCAAGNARPAVKIAMENEKKPTHLYTVFAGQDKEATARAREYFAEYPPSSPSFAFFKDGEIKAMIPRHRVEGRSAQEVAGDLKMVFDAFCE
- a CDS encoding superoxide dismutase, with the translated sequence MAFTLPELPYAYDALEPHIDAKTMEIHHTKHHNAYITKANDALAGTDLADASVEEVLTSLDKLPADKKQGVINNAGGHANHTLFWSVLSPNGGGNPTGELAGAIDSTFGSFDAFKEAFANAAATRFGSGWAWLVVDGEGKLHVTSTANQDSPVMSGHTPILGLDVWEHAYYLNYQNRRPDYISAFWSVVSWDKVNELYLAAK
- the sthA gene encoding Si-specific NAD(P)(+) transhydrogenase, which translates into the protein MKYDYDLIILGSGPAGFSAAMQSTKFGKKVLLVEADAKHLGGAWINAGTVPSKALREAAASIYKYNQLFGSDNTNSKYHRYKMADLLRFKDQVVKYENSEVKRNLIKNEVHTARGMGYILDPHTVEVNDHLGKKKKYRATFILIATGSSATKPKNFEVDNRLVVDNRSLVNMTHVPKRLVIIGGGVNAIEYATIFSALGTKVNLLSSRESYLPFLDSEIKAEFARSLEQQRMVIHNQVYVEGVAENPLRNCTEVKYRSFKDNELKVLETEQVVHFGIRMPNTKGIGLEELGVEMDDEGYITVNDHYQTSVPSIYAAGDICGFPGLASASFTQGRIASCHMANVENVKLTGSHPFGIYTIPEMSSIGITEDEAKSRGLEYAVGRAYYKELTKSSVSNTTLGMLKLVIDRNSLKLLGVHVIGENACDIIHIGQAVMKNQVDVRYFVDNILNYPTYSEAYRVAAFNGLNRINKSGVKYRSLVSDEESK
- a CDS encoding DUF429 domain-containing protein, with translation MKTAGIDGCRAGWLAVSLDKSLASWQLLRTVQELSVYAASKNGVFIDIPIGLSETEPVRTCDALLRRVLGKGYASSVFSPPVRAAFMVNDYVAACDINEAKTGKRITKQAWNIMPKIRQVDELLAENPGLVQVLHESHPELLFKKLNRGGEPLQKKKTPEGLEQRRQLLFRADSRIEGLYETMRGSLKKSEAKDDDLLDALVLAVMVAQSPYRPVRTLPLPPETDSRGIPMAIHFV
- the aspS gene encoding aspartate--tRNA ligase, with the protein product MLLKRTHTCGELNGSHVGEQVTLNGWVNIRRDLGGVIFIDLRDRYGLTQVVFSPQDDEAAHLAADELRNEFVIGVSGKVQQRDPENINPKMKTGEIEVRVHALHIYSRAKTPPFEIKDDIQTNEETRLKYRYLDLRRAPLQQNLMLRSEVYRSTRNYFCENNFAEVETPVLMRSTPEGARDYLVPSRVNPGKFYALPQSPQIYKQTLMISGMDRYFQIVKCFRDEDLRADRQPEFTQIDVEMSFVDEESIYSMAEGLMARMLKDAMGKDISTPFPRMSYQHAIETYGSDKPDTRFDLTFRDLSEIVKDSEFRVFSKTVAEGGKVVGFVAPGYGSLGRGIMDRLTKRVQQEIGAGGLIYIKNNPNELYSSVSKFVSEETTRNMAEAAGAAEGDLVLILAGKAPLVYQQLGDLRLMFAKEYGLIDEQQTNFLWVTDFPLFEYSEEDGRYYAMHHPFTSPNPEDVPLMETEPGKVRARAYDLVLNGSEIGGGSIRIHDFETQQKMFRMLGIEDEEAREKFGFLLEAFQYGAPPHGGIAFGLDRIVMLLAGAKSLRDVIAFPKNQRAQSTMDNCPDSVETRQLDELYIQLKPILK